Below is a genomic region from Dama dama isolate Ldn47 chromosome 17, ASM3311817v1, whole genome shotgun sequence.
AGAAAAATACTTCTTGGCGCCTCCTGGCATGCAACATCCCTTATGCTAAGACAGTTACTTGCTACATactcttttcaaaaatataagttCCAAATTCCATCCTTTAGACAATGTTCCATATGCTGTTCTGATGATGATATCAACTGATGTCTCTGAATGTCCTTGACTGACCTCAAGAAGAACAGGTCAGGCTGTTTTCTTACTACAGAAAATGGCCAGAAGAGGGTTTGCTCCCTGTTCCCGTGTGCGGTCATGGTGAGGTGGGTGGTTACAGAATGTTCCTGAAAGAGGGCTGGACTCCTGAGGTGCAAAGCGGCCTCCACAATTCCACATCAGCAGAAGCAGCAGAACACAGAAGGGTGTCACTAAGAGGAGTGAAGAGCCCGCTTTGGGTGTTCTAGAACCTTCTAAAGCTCAGTAGGGTCCAGATCCCCGTTTGAACACGCGGTTAGCAATTACATGTGCAGCAGGAGCCCTGGTGAACGCCTGTCTTTGGCCTGCTGAGGTTTTCTGATGGTGACTGTTACTGAAAACGTCTTGCCTGGGGCCCCAGTCACGGCGCCACCCTCGGCGCGTTCCCCTGGAACCCAGAGGAAGGGTGCCAGGCGGACGAGGAATGGTCCCCACTGGGAACGGTGCCTTGCTTCActtcctgccccctcctgctTGCTTCCTTTCCCCGCTCTCTGCTGcctccctgggtccccgcctccaCGCTCCTCCCCGGCGGCCCCCAGCGCTCAGGGCGGCGGCGCCGAGGCGCTCGCGTGGCTGTAGGAGCATTTAGACAGAGACGCCCGCGTGCTGCCGCTCTCCGCCTCGTCCCCCACGTCCCCTCGCGCTCCCGGGGGGCCGGGCTTGGGGCAGCAGGGGAACGTGGCCAGGAAGCCGAGGCGGAACCTCTTGTTCATGAAGCAGTAGATGATGGGGTTGACGCAGGACGAGGTGTAGGACAGCAGGAGGATGAAGGAGATGGGGGTCCCCGAGAGGCGGCGCTCGGCAGAGGCGGTGTCAAAGGCCCGCCAGGCGTTGGCGCTGAAGATGGGCATCCAACACAGGAAGAAGAGGACCACGATGACCATGAGCATGCGGATGACACGCTTCTTGGCCACGAGGTTGGCCGCGGGGCTGCTGCTCCTGATGCGGTGGACCCTGTGGCCGCTGCCGGAGGACAGCTGCCGCAGCTCCATCTTCCTTGGGTGCTGGGGTCGCTGCAGGTAGCAGCCGTCGCTGTCCTCATACCTGCCGCTGCTGCCCGAGCTCGGTTTCCTTTCTGGGTGGGCAAGCCACATCACTTATTGTTGGGGATGGGTCATGCCAGACAGAGGGCGTGGAATCCCTGCCCCCTCCGTCCAGGGGCTAAACCAAACTTGAACTGTATTACTCGACGGGCCACCTGGGGCCTGCTCTAACATGGGTAGGTATTGCTCTATACTACTCCTTTCCTTCAAATGAAATGCTacttaaaactaatttttaaaaatgtgtagtaTAGAATGTGCataatttaaaatagtaaaataatgttttatgtgTGTAGACTGTAAGGATAAAAATTTGTTAAAGAATGAATATCCACACTCTTCTTCCAGCTCCTTAAGGCGGGGAGTTTTCTGCTTACCTGGGGAACCTCCAGTTTGCTTTTACTGCATAATGAGCAAAAATCAACAGAAGCCAGGGAAGACCCTAGATGTATGTGTGGTAAAGAGCTGAGCAGAAGGATGGAGAAGGGTGGTGAGTGATGTAAACAAAGGTGTGGGGTAAGTTGCAGTGAAGAGTGGGCTGTAATGAAAgggagggatggggggtgggcttccctggtggttcagtggtaaagaatccacctaccaatgcaggagacatgagtttgatccctgatcagggaagatcccacatgctgcagggcactACAGCTTTTGATTCTGTGCTCTAGAATCCAGGAGCGCAacgactgagcccatgtgccgcaactgctGAAGACCTAGAGCCCCAGAGCCTgtcctccacaagagaagccatcacgatgagaagcccacatactgcagctggagagtagcccttgctctccgcaactagagaaaagcctgcgcagcagggaagacccagaacagcccccCAAAAAGAACATGCAGGTCCAAACattaaaaaagggaggagcaggtgAGGTTCCATGGCAGCTATGTCGGGAGTGAAGGGTGGGAGTGAAGGCGGAAAGAGAGGATGGCACCTGGGATGACAATTTGCTTTGCTTGCTCAGGGGTCCATTTGAATATAATATCACAGAGACACTGAACCTATGGGCCCTGAGCTTGTAATTGGGCAATGGGTATAGTATCTCATTTTATTCCATTTAGTACCCTTTTGGgagaaataatttcttctttctacAGGAAACAGAGACACTGGGTCTCATGACCATGCCTTCCGACACAGAGTCTCTTAAGAAtacttttgaaaagtattttgaaatacttttgaaaagtattttgaaaagtaTATACTCTGGATATATCTAAGTTATAGAAAACAAGGCTTGTGTAATCTTTTGGCATAAACCAACAGATAAAAGATAGTTACCTCGAGCAGACTTCTTCTGGCTAGCATCAAATTTTATTCCTTGGTAAAGTTCCAAAGAGATTAATCCATATGCCACCATCATCACAATTCCAGGAATAAGAAAGAGGATGAGTAACAGGAATGTGtgcctaataaaataaaaagcaatccaATAACCAGCAACTCCAGCATTTCAAACTAAGATGAGATGGAATAAACAGGGTTCATCTCCATTTTAATGAGTTGGAGCAAACACATTAATTACCAGTATTTAATATCTTTGGAAATTCCATGTCTGGAGGTTCAGTCATTAGAAAATGTTTACTTCTTTTCTCCCAGATAACGTCTTTTATGAAGGACTAGTTAAATCGGAAAAATTTCATGTTAAGTCTGTGCCTGAAACAAGTTTACATTTAAAACTAatgagagctttaaaaaaaaacaagccaatGAGAGTATGTgaatacctcaataaagctgttactgaaataacaataataaaattataagagtTTATATTCATTGATGACttgttaaattattaaatttcaaTATAGTACATATAATACTATATTTAGTTCCCATAATAATTTTTGAAGTGGATACTATTAAGctaatacccattttacagataaggaaacaggcagaataaataatttgtccaaagtcacgcagctagtggtaaagatggGATCTGAATTCAAGCATATGATTCTAGATGTTATGCTCTTAAGCATCACAATATATTAATACCATTTGTTGACTTTATAGCACCAGAATCATCAAGTGCATAGGTAGCAATGCTGGAAAACCTTGGTTTTGCAAAATAAAGTATTCTGCCTGTTTCAACCCATTAAGCACAGTGGCAAACTCATTCTAGTGCCTGGGGGGCCAGAGTTATGCTTTCTCTAAACATGTTTGATTCCTGAAGAACTGCAGCCTCCTTCTTCTTGAGTCTGGCCCCTAAATCACTTTTGCAGTCTGGCATGTGTAAGGTTACACAGTTAGGCCATAAAATTGTCAGAGACTCACAGTGGCTGAGCCATTTCTCATTTCAATTGGACATGTTTTGATAAGATTTCTTTTCAAGTCTTGGAAATGTCCCTCATCTGCAACATAATTCTCTGAGCGTGTGTGTAGTATCTTGgttgaaatgaaaaaaaggaaggcAAAGAAGGCAGAGATTATCTTGGTTTTGAGCCATTTTTGAATGTCTAGCCCTCTGCTTCTAAAACATGCTGGGAATTAGTAAACATAATGCCCTGCATTTGCGTAGCCtttttgaatatatttaatgaCGTATTCATAAACATTCTCTCATTTGAATCGCACATCCCTCTAGTGATGTATATAAAAAGGTATCTTTATTCTTAAGTCTTTGTGTAAGGAACTTGAACGTCAAGGAAGTTATATAAACTTGTCCAACATCACCTGCTAGTGAGCAAAGAAACAGGTAGCACAACTTTGCATTTGTATTCCTAGTAAAGTGTTCTGTGTAAGTACCGCCGCTGCAACTCTAAGAAAAATCACACGGGATTTGGGGTTTTGGACTCCTCGGTTCTATCTCCAGTTTTTGGCAAACCAGAGCtcttttactgtctcagccaAAATCCCCACTAGACTATCCAGAAGCACACTGCATAGTGGTTAAGCCCAGACGCTCTGTCGTCTCTTCTAGGTTTGGGAACTTGAGCAACTTAACCTCTCcctgtctcagtttcttcatctgtaaaatggggacagtgaTAGCACCCACCCTCTGAGGTTTTGAGAGGATTCGTTGACTTTAATACAGGTATGGCATTTCAAATACAACATTCAAAGTGTTCGTTCTCACTATTATTCTAGAAAGAGGTTAAGACAAGTCTTCTAAAAAAAGTCTCCAGGAAACTGATCCTGCAGACACTGGACAATACATTCCAGTTTTTATTAAAACTGAATAATTCTATCAAGTTAGAGTAAACAAATAAACCCAGGCAGCCTTACCAGGACTGCTGCATGACATCACTTGGGAGTAGAAAGCGGCACATATTTGCGGTCTGGTTGTTATTTTTGGTAAAAGGCACCAAGTTGCTATAAATTGGGTATGGAGTCATGATGGTGAAGGAGAGGCACCAGGTAGCAGCAATCACCTTCAAAGCATGGGACTTCGTTTGCCAGACTCGGGACTGTAAGGGTTTGCAAATTGCACCATATCTCTCCAGTGATATGGCGACCAGATTAAAGGTGGAGACACTCACAGAGGTGCCTGGGAAAGGAACAAAGAAGCTGGTGATGTCAGCTCTGAAATCCGAAGTTTATTTGCACATGAGCTTAAGCTTACCTGATCTGCAGAGGTTTGATAGATAGTAAAGGAAAAtattcagaaggtaaagaaatactgtgtatgtatattttaaaaaaatgatttattcccAGCTTTGTTCCCAAAAGGATTTGAGGCAGTTCAAGCAATGTGTTTGCAAATACATTGTATTGCCAATGTATTTTAGATAAGTTTATTGAACTTTGATTACGACCTAGCTCCCTCTTAGGCTGAAGGTGCTCATTAATTAATAACCAAGTGGATGAACTATGTTCCTACCCTACAGAAGAGGTTTCTGAGTGAGCTGTAGAACAACTTTAGTTTTGAGCATGATCTGCATAAAGTTGACCTTTTAATCCAATATTCTCAAGGACAGTGACTCCAAAAATTCAATGGGGTCTGAGATGGGAGTATTAAGACTCTTCCTGAAAATTTCTAGTACACAGACTGTTTTTGAGTGAAACAGTCTAAATTTCAAAATGGAGTGTTGAAAAAATACCTAATAAAAAAGGATGAAGGGGAAAATCCCCATATTGTAACTAATGTTTTTCTCGGGGTAGGAGAAATGGGGTcttctttctaattctttttgcttttctgtgtTTTGTAGAAGGATCATTCATCAAACATTCATCATCAGTGAGAAAGACATCAAAACACCtcatctaaaaggaaatcaaccctgaatattcattggaaggcctgatgctaaagctgaagctccaatattttggccacctgctgcaaagagccaactcattggaaaagaccctgatgctgggaaaaattgagggcaggagaaggggatgccagaggatgagatggttggatggcatcactgaatcaatggacatgcgtttgagcaaactctaggagtcagtgaagggcagagaagcctggtgtgctacagtccatggggtcataaagagtcagacataactgagcaactgaacaacaacaacaaaaggatatACTTACAGCATCATCAAAAAAcctaattttacttaatttttgtattttgtgtgcatatatactgATTATAATGTCTTACCCCTGTAAGATTCCCTTTAAGTCTTCATCCATAAATTCAGCTGATTCTTCTCTTATCTTTTACCATGATTTCTTAAACCTTCAAATCAATCCCAATTTGGGAGAAGTTCTTAGCCTGGGGCCTTTTGTGAAACTATGTATAAAAATATCCTTTTTCTAGGGAGAATATCTGTAGTGTTCCTCAGAGACTTAAAGGAATCTAGAACCCCAAAACCATAGCTGAGAACTCAGGTTCAGAGATAGGATTTGCTGTTTTACAGGAATTTACCCTAAGGAGTTGATAACATTTGGATTAGAGAATACAGCCCCAAACTCCTCAGAGTGAAATTTATTGTTGTTCActctcttagtcatgtccgactctgcagcacaccaggcttccctatccttcaccatctcttggagtttgcacaaactcacgtccaccgagtcggtgatgccatccaaccatctcatcctccgttgagccccttctcctcctgccttcaatctttcccagcatcagagtctgagtcagctcttcgcatcaggtgagcAAAGttttggagcatcagcttcagcatcagtctttccgatgaatattcagggttgatctcctttaggctggactggtttgctctccttgcagtccaaaggactctcaagaatcttctccaacaccacagttcaaaagtatcaattccttggtgctcagccttataATGGGTCATTATAAACCCATCATCAggcaagcacttttttttttttttgctgtgtgcATGGGTgcgcagtcacttcagtcgtgttggactctttgggactctatggactgtagcctggcaggcctctctgaccatgggattctccaggcaagaatactgcagtgaattgccatgcccttctccaggggatgttcccaacccagggatcaagcctatgtcttctgtgtctcctgcattgcaggcagtttctttacccgttgagccacctgggaagcccttttggcTATGTATTAGGAATTTAATGCGTGTTAACTGTTAGGAAGATGAAATTAAGGGAGGAATTGAAATGACTGGAATCAGAAATCCAACAAAACCATTATGGTATTGCAAACACTTTtagaattatcttgcttttcattttctagaaCAGTCTGTACTGGGTATTTTCAGAAAGAGTGTTAAGGCTCCTAGCTCAGACCCCagctattttaaaacattttttttattgacgtgaaattcatataacataaaattaatcattttaaagtgaacaacTCTGCGGCATTTAGCACATTTATGTTGTGCAACTACACAAGGCCTCATTTTTAATCTCCTTTCATAAACCCTggttaaaatgattaaatattgCCGTAGGATATATACAGACAGGCCTTGAAAGCCTGAGGCACTGTGAGATGTTGGTTATTATTATTGCGTCATTGTTTAACAATGATCCTTTTCATTTGTgagtccatttttctttttagagtaCTTGGACCCAGGTTGACACTTTCTCGGTTATTTGTCCATGGCATGTAGATCAGTCATTCATCACGTTTTGTCAGCGCTGGATCCTACCTCCTCAGTTGGAAGAAATAAAGGCTTTTAAAGCTTTCTGGTCACTGATAGCTGCCCTAGGCGTCtcagctctgcatattttgcaggGCTTAGGTCAGAACAACCAACTCCTTCTTCATTTCccgcctcttctcctcctcccccaaccaGCTCTCAGAATGGGCAAGGGATGAGGCATTTTGGCAGGCAGAGGGGACCAAGAGAAATGTCTTGTTTCTGCCTCAGATGAGCCACAGCAGTTGGCAAAACGAGGCTGTGTATTCACTCACCATTGTAGTGGCCGCCAGTTGGGGTTCAAGTCAGCTCTGTGGCTTACCACCTGTGTGTCCCTGGGCACATTATTAACCTCTCTATGCCTCTGTTCCCCTCTCAGTGAGACAGGGAAGAATAACTGTGTATACTTCATAGAGTGGCTGTGAGATAAAATATGATCATGCAAGTAAAAACAAAGCATTTAGTAGAACATCtggtactcaaaaaaaaaaaaaaaaagatgtactcAAAGACATTAGCTCTTATGATttttcatcatcaccatcactctGATTGGCAAAGGCAGCGAGCTGCATATCTCAGTCAATCAGGGTCAGCTTATCCACCCAGGCAGTGGGAGCAAATTCAACTTGTTGTCTAGTGGCAgaggttctctctctctttctgcctaAGATGGTCCCAGCCCCTGTGAAAAGAGGCTGGAAAGTGAATCCTGAGAAGGGAATCTAGACCTCTGGTGAAACTGGTTTTTGAATAACCCTGTTCCCTATAAGAGCCAGAGGGGCAGCAGAAAAAGCCCTCTTCCGGCAGCTTGGCCATCCCAAAAGCCATGCCTTGGGTTGGGTAGAGCTCAGAGTACAATCAGTGACTTCCAGGAAGGCACAGATCAGCTTGAATCTGTCTGTCTTTCTAACAGAAGCAAGCAAAACCAGTGTCTTCTGTAGTTTCTGACCAAGTTACTCCACTTTGAGGAACTGATCCCCTGACTGGGGAGTGATTTCTGGGGCGTTTCGAGGACGGACTCTCCCATAgagccagctcctctgtccttgttcGCAGCCCCATGCAGTCAGATGTTCTGTTCTGTACACCCATCAGGGCTTCTCTGTGGAGGCTCTCAGGGGTTAAGGAAGGTCTGGGACTGAGTTTCACTGATTTAGAGTGAAACTCCAGAAATAGGCACCAGCCGCAACTCACCCATGAAGTAGGTGGTGGTCTTGCAAACAGCGCTCCCGAAGATGAAATCCTTGAGCAGGTTGGGGATGAGGTTGAATGGCATGCAGAAGAGACAGAGCATGAGGTCGCTGACAGCCAGGGAGAGGAGGAAAATGTTGGTCACTGTTCTCATCCTCTTGTTCCTAACCAGCACCGTAATGACCAGCGTGTTTCCCAGCACGCTGAGCAGGAATATCAAGGAGTATAACAGAATCTGCACGGCCGGCTGCCACTCTGCAAGGAGGAACCCGGACGAGCCGGAGAGATGGAAGTGATGAGGGCAGAATGTTAAAACCCCGGCACACCAAATGAACGCTTATTTCCTGCTGGTTTGTATTTTCAGGGGTGTGCCTCGCCGACCCCAGCTCTCCCCATACTGACGATCTTTTGCAGAAACAAAATGAGGAGAGCACAGAGTGATTTAGTTGCTTCTGAAAGGCTGGTCTGTTAAAGGACTGCTCACTAGGGGAACCACTTTTTCTTAAGAACAAAGCTCCTCCAGTGATTTGCTTTCTTCCCTAGCTGCTAAGCATTATTTCGGTTTAATCACTTCTTCACACCGATTTCCCCCAAGGAAAGGCGACAGCTAGATTGTGACAGCACCTTTTCTGTGATGTTGGTAAGTTCCAGCTTTAACACTTGTACTCCCTCTGGCTCCACTTCAGCTCCTCCTCCCACTGCTTTTGTGCCCCCCAAGTCCTACACGTTAATCCCAACTCTCCCATGGGGAACAATAAGAGCATTGGACTCAGTTCTGCTTTTAGATCTCTTACCCAAACTTCTGAACTGATGACTTTATCCAGTCTCATCTCACGAGGACTGTGTTCTATTTTCACAGTCAGCCTTGCCTTTGCTGATTTTTTCCACAAACTTAAGGTTTTCTGAATTCAGATAACAGCCTCTGACACCTACCTTTGGCAGGATGGGGCTGATCCAAGCAGAAAAGCGTCTCATTTTCGATCCCCAGTTCACAGGGGGGAGTCAGGTTGCTTTCATTCATGAGAAGGCTGTCAACCACATCCATGCTTGCCTGCTGCTTTCCACCAAGTGTTGGCAAGCTGCTGAATGGCTCACTCTCGGCTCAGGCTCATTCCTCTAATGACTGACCGGAGAGTCTCCCAAATGCAACCTGCTGTGGAGAGGCAGGAGGGTAGGGGGAGTGAGTGCCAGGTGTGGGCTCCTGCGGCCATTCTTAAAGGCGAC
It encodes:
- the CCKAR gene encoding cholecystokinin receptor type A, with translation MDVVDSLLMNESNLTPPCELGIENETLFCLDQPHPAKEWQPAVQILLYSLIFLLSVLGNTLVITVLVRNKRMRTVTNIFLLSLAVSDLMLCLFCMPFNLIPNLLKDFIFGSAVCKTTTYFMGTSVSVSTFNLVAISLERYGAICKPLQSRVWQTKSHALKVIAATWCLSFTIMTPYPIYSNLVPFTKNNNQTANMCRFLLPSDVMQQSWHTFLLLILFLIPGIVMMVAYGLISLELYQGIKFDASQKKSARERKPSSGSSGRYEDSDGCYLQRPQHPRKMELRQLSSGSGHRVHRIRSSSPAANLVAKKRVIRMLMVIVVLFFLCWMPIFSANAWRAFDTASAERRLSGTPISFILLLSYTSSCVNPIIYCFMNKRIVEAALHLRSPALFQEHSVTTHLTMTAHGNREQTLFWPFSVVRKQPDLFFLRSVKDIQRHQLISSSEQHMEHCLKDGIWNLYF